DNA from Edwardsiella tarda ATCC 15947 = NBRC 105688:
TGCGCCCCGAAACCCGCTAAAAACCACTGACGCGCCTGCGGCTTGTCCAACACCGCGCCGACCGGGAAAAGATTTCCCGTCCGTTCCGGCGTTATCAGGAGGCCGGATTGGCAGAGAAACGCAGCAAAATGCTCACGATGTGGGTGACTGAAGATGAGCACCGTCGTCTGCTGGAACGCTGCGACGGTAAACAGCTCGCAGCCTGGATGCGGCAGACGTGCCTGGACGAGAAGCCCGCCCGCGTTGGCAAACTTCCCTCGATCTCGCCAGCGCTGCTTCGTCAGCTCGCCGGTATGGGTAACAACCTCAATCAGATTGCTCGCCAGGTTAACGCCGGTGGTGGTAGCGGACACGACCGCGTGCAGGTCGTCGCTGCGCTGATGGCCATCGATGCGGGACTCGAGCGGCTGCGGCACGCTGTACTGGAAAAGGGGGCTGACGATGATCGTTAAGTTTCACCCCCGAGGGCGCGGCGGTGGTGCCGGACCGGTAGATTATCTGCTTGGCAAAGATCGGAACCGCAACGGCGCCTGCGTCCTGCAGGGGAAGCCGGAGGAGGTCCGGGAGCTTATCGATGCCTCGCCTTACGCCAAAAAATACACATCCGGCGTCCTGTCCTTTGCCGAACAGAGCTTACCGCCCGGTCAGCGTGAA
Protein-coding regions in this window:
- a CDS encoding MobC family plasmid mobilization relaxosome protein, coding for MLTMWVTEDEHRRLLERCDGKQLAAWMRQTCLDEKPARVGKLPSISPALLRQLAGMGNNLNQIARQVNAGGGSGHDRVQVVAALMAIDAGLERLRHAVLEKGADDDR